A single Sulfurimonas aquatica DNA region contains:
- a CDS encoding DUF3373 family protein produces MNKPLLISLAAATILATSLNAQSMYERIQSMELNIKKMQDEISTLRASGDEKSDDESANDESEEESDEEDSEDETKSTVEEADSDDGEEEDDEEEEFNAQEEIEEINESIFELNKATNGNKLKLGADYRFAIDNMQYKMADGSDAGNDAFMTNRLWINMDWKATDNLSFSGQLAYNKAFGHRSGWNSNIPGMETFDWVTNENAYDDLLRVRSAYFLYKNDTFMGTEIPWTFSIGRRPSTNGHLINLRDDDGAASPMGHTINVEFDGISSKFSFEDLTGIEGMYVKFCAGRGGTNANPKFFAVNPQNGSVVQTGAPYATQPDDLGDIDLGGLIFVPYDNGQYAFATQYYYANNLIDADIVYPGGVPTMNGMKTVGGMHSFTANFTVNGIGDEWNDYLDDTFFFISGAMSVTDPKSDERMLYGKNDLTGATTVAGESVTGHSVWLGLQMPSFITEDGRWGVEYNQGSQYWRSITYAEDTNIGSKLATRGSAYEVYFTEPLVEDILTFQIRYTYIDYEYTGSNGFFGGDTGSAVLIKDLTPMTGSTVTVDTAQDIRAYLRYRF; encoded by the coding sequence ATGAATAAGCCTCTATTAATTTCACTCGCAGCAGCAACAATCCTAGCTACAAGTTTAAATGCACAATCCATGTATGAACGTATACAGTCTATGGAACTTAACATAAAAAAGATGCAAGATGAGATTTCAACTCTCAGAGCTTCAGGAGATGAAAAATCCGATGATGAAAGTGCAAATGATGAAAGTGAAGAAGAGTCAGATGAAGAAGATAGCGAAGACGAGACAAAGAGTACAGTAGAAGAAGCTGATTCAGATGATGGCGAAGAAGAAGATGATGAGGAAGAAGAGTTTAATGCTCAAGAAGAGATAGAAGAGATTAATGAGAGTATTTTTGAACTAAATAAAGCTACAAATGGTAACAAACTCAAGCTTGGTGCTGATTATAGATTTGCTATTGATAACATGCAATATAAAATGGCAGATGGAAGTGATGCAGGTAATGATGCATTTATGACAAATAGATTATGGATAAACATGGATTGGAAGGCAACTGACAATCTAAGTTTCTCTGGTCAACTTGCTTACAATAAAGCTTTTGGTCACAGAAGTGGTTGGAATTCAAATATACCAGGCATGGAAACATTCGACTGGGTTACCAATGAAAATGCCTATGATGATCTACTAAGAGTTCGTTCAGCTTATTTTCTTTATAAGAATGATACATTTATGGGCACAGAAATTCCATGGACATTTAGTATAGGTCGCCGTCCATCAACAAATGGTCATTTAATTAATCTAAGAGATGATGATGGTGCTGCTTCACCTATGGGTCATACTATTAATGTTGAATTTGATGGGATAAGTTCAAAGTTTTCATTTGAAGATTTAACTGGCATTGAAGGTATGTATGTTAAGTTTTGTGCAGGTCGTGGTGGAACAAATGCAAATCCAAAATTCTTTGCTGTAAATCCTCAAAATGGTTCTGTTGTTCAAACTGGTGCTCCATATGCTACTCAACCAGATGATCTTGGTGATATAGACCTTGGAGGTCTTATCTTTGTTCCATATGACAATGGTCAATATGCATTTGCAACACAATACTACTATGCAAATAACTTAATTGATGCAGATATTGTTTACCCGGGTGGAGTACCGACAATGAATGGTATGAAAACAGTAGGTGGCATGCATAGTTTTACCGCAAACTTTACAGTAAATGGTATCGGTGATGAGTGGAATGATTACCTCGATGATACATTTTTCTTTATAAGTGGTGCGATGAGTGTAACGGATCCAAAATCTGATGAGAGAATGCTTTATGGAAAAAATGATCTAACAGGTGCTACAACTGTTGCTGGCGAGTCTGTAACAGGGCACTCAGTTTGGCTTGGTTTACAAATGCCCTCTTTTATAACTGAAGATGGAAGATGGGGAGTTGAGTACAATCAGGGTTCACAATACTGGAGAAGTATTACGTATGCTGAGGATACAAATATTGGCTCAAAACTTGCAACTCGCGGTAGTGCATATGAAGTCTATTTTACAGAACCGCTTGTTGAAGATATTTTAACTTTTCAGATTCGCTATACATATATAGATTATGAATATACTGGAAGTAATGGATTTTTTGGA
- the rpsB gene encoding 30S ribosomal protein S2, translated as MVTMKDLLECGVHFGHQTRRWNPKMKKYIFGVRKNIYIIDLQKTLRYFRNTYTIVMDAAAEGQTVLFVGTKKQARNSVRDAAIACNMPYVDNRWLGGMLTNFPTIQKSIRKLDVISEMQENGQIDLLTKKEALMLTRKKVKLEQYFGGIRNMKKLPDMLFVVDAVKEHIAVLEARCLGIPVVAPLDTNCDPDLITYPIPGNDDAIRSIQLFCREMTAAINEGKALRDAPAEEEQTEEEVATEAPATEEVAPTEEV; from the coding sequence ATGGTAACTATGAAAGACCTTTTAGAATGTGGTGTACACTTTGGACACCAAACTCGTCGTTGGAACCCGAAAATGAAAAAATATATTTTTGGTGTTCGTAAAAATATCTATATTATTGATTTACAAAAGACTTTACGTTATTTCCGTAACACATACACAATCGTTATGGATGCAGCTGCTGAAGGGCAAACTGTATTATTCGTTGGTACTAAAAAACAAGCTCGTAACTCTGTAAGAGATGCAGCTATCGCTTGTAATATGCCATATGTAGATAACAGATGGTTAGGTGGTATGCTTACTAACTTCCCAACTATTCAAAAGTCTATCCGTAAACTAGATGTTATTTCTGAGATGCAAGAAAATGGTCAAATTGATCTTTTAACGAAAAAAGAAGCTTTAATGCTTACTCGTAAAAAAGTTAAACTTGAGCAGTATTTCGGTGGTATCCGTAATATGAAAAAACTTCCAGATATGCTATTTGTAGTAGATGCAGTTAAAGAGCATATTGCTGTTTTAGAAGCAAGATGTCTTGGTATCCCAGTTGTAGCTCCTCTAGATACTAACTGTGATCCAGATCTTATCACTTACCCAATTCCTGGTAATGATGATGCAATTCGTTCAATTCAGCTTTTCTGTCGTGAAATGACTGCAGCTATTAATGAAGGTAAAGCTCTTCGTGATGCACCTGCTGAAGAAGAACAAACTGAAGAAGAAGTAGCTACTGAAGCTCCTGCAACTGAAGAAGTTGCACCAACAGAGGAAGTATAA